Proteins encoded in a region of the Rutidosis leptorrhynchoides isolate AG116_Rl617_1_P2 chromosome 9, CSIRO_AGI_Rlap_v1, whole genome shotgun sequence genome:
- the LOC139868830 gene encoding uncharacterized protein, with translation MVWWDTITTPLFEEKLNQVTWEQFAVKVQEQYCTAFDINRLKQEFMQMAMTEEMIVDEAFEQFMDKLRLATTLSQAHMLAKVTKSDIKAARSVKTESVSQVKPGASQSSQQAKKSSRFKLKGQSSQGGSVLSGEKTWCRMCKSSHSGQCTTLTKRCLRCGIVGQEPQDCSFKNNVCWNCHKEGHRSAECPASRKSYSGAESGSGVRAVLAGGSSASSVGQKRKNPPPPEARAFQMSVDAATATDDAITGMFLVNSVLAHVLFDCGANRSFMSTTFCAKLNVPISVLNEPLSVEVGDGRTVPVTKFVSGITIDIEGSIFPVTCLVMPIPSFDVVLDMNWLSEHKASIKCDRKIISFPVAGGKWVVARAYVIDVKKEKKVVFDIPVVFEYPEVFPDELPGLPPIREVEYKIKLVPGGTPIAKAPYRLAPSEIHEMMSQIQELLDHGFIRPSSSPWEMPFGLTNAPAIFMDIMNRWGNEQETTFQTLKSLLCQAPVLALPEGSDDFIVYCDASLSCLGCVLMQRGRLIAYASRQLKTSEENYPVHDLEMAAVVFALKLWMHYLYGTHCVICTDHKSLQYIFSQKEMNMCQIRWKELIKDYDLDRLKITQLEALQDEHFKSELMMKRKEELMNDSRGLKTYHERVWVPLLGGLRDLILNEAHKLRLTVHPGSTKIYHDLKVLYWWPTMKADIAQYVEKCHICTQVKAEHQRSKCRTPSCWLEAGEKQFAGPEIVQQTAEKVAIAREKVKAARDRQKMYADPRRRSMTFTMGERVYLKVSPWKGVIRFSKRGKLAPRYIGPFRIRQVLNDQTVVLDLPADLAGIHDTFNICYIRKCKVDDENQILPLQDLKVDSSKKLVEEPVRIVDRKVTRLRKKQIPMELSTKKYAALQQFVQVWFVHGSKLK, from the exons atggtttggtgggatacaattACTACTCCGTTGTTCGAAGAGAAACTCAATCAGGTCACATGGGAACAATTTGCTGTAAAGGTCCAAGAGCAGTACTGCACCGCATTTGATATTAATCGATTGAAGCAAGAGTTCATGCAAATGGCGATGACTGAAGAAATGATAGTCGATGAAGCATTTGAGCAGTTtatggacaagttaag ACTTGCTACTACTTTGTCACAAGCGCATATGTTGGCAAAGGTAACTAAAAGTGACATTAAGGCGGCCAGAAGTGTGAAAACTGAAAGTGTGTCGCAAGTGAAACCAGGGGCAAGTCAGTCTAGCCAGCAAGCAAAGAAATCAAGTCGGTTTAAGCTAAAAGGGCAATCGAGCCAGGGTGGATCAGTGTTAAGTGGTGAGAAGACATGGTGTAGAATGTGTAAGTCTTCACATAGTGGGCAGTGTACAACCTTGACAAAACGTTGTTTACGTTGTGGTATAGTAGGACAGGAGCCTCAAGATTGTTCATTTAAGAATAATGTGTGTTGGAACTGTCATAAAGAGGGTCACAGATCTGCAGAGTGTCCGGCTTCAAGAAAGAGTTATTCTGGGGCGGAGTCCGGGTCAGGGGTACGTGCTGTGTTAGCTGGGGGATCATCTGCTTCCTCTGTCGGGCAGAAGCGCAAGAATCCTCCACCACCTGAAGCTAGAGCCTTTCAGATGTCAGTAGATGCTGCCACTGCTACTGACGATGCAATCACCGGTATGTTCTTAGTAAATTCTGTGTTGGCTCATGTACTATTTGACTGTGGAGCAAATCGCTCATTTATGTCAACtacattttgtgctaagttaaatgtGCCTATTAGTGTATTAAATGAACCCTTAAGTGTCGAAGTGGGTGATGGTAGAACTGTTCCAGTCACAAAGTTTGTTTCTGGAATTACTATTGACATAGAGGGTAGTATTTTCCCTGTGACTTGTTTAGTGATGCCTATACCAAGCTTTGATGTAGTGTTAGACATGAATTGGCTTAGTGAACATAAGGCcagtattaagtgcgataggaaaattATCTCTTTTCCGGTGGCTGGTGGGAAATGGGTAGTGGCTCGTG CCTATGTGATCGAtgtaaagaaggaaaagaaagtagtGTTCGATATTCCGGTGGTGTTTGAATATCCAGAAGTGTTCCCCGATGAATTGCCAGGCTTACCGCCAattagggaagttgaatataagatcaaGTTAGTGCCAGGGGGTACGCCGATTGCTAAAGCTCCGtatagattagctccgtcagaaattcaTGAAATGATGTCCCAAATTCAAGAACTGTTAGACCACGGGTTCATTCGtccgagttcttcgccgtggg agatgccgtttgggttaaccaacGCTCCAGCAATTTTTATGGATATCATGAATAGG TGGGGTAATGAACAGGAAACTACGTTTCAGACTTTGAAAAGTTTGTTGTGTCAAGCGCCAGTGTTAGCCTTACCCGAGGGATCCGACGACTTCATTGTGTATTGCGATGCGTCCTTATCCtgtttgggttgtgtattaatgcaaagaggtcGTTTAATTGCGTATGCGTCTCGACAGTTAAAAACAAGTGAAGAGAATTATCCAGTACATGActtagaaatggctgcagtagtgtttgcattaaagTTGTGGATGCATTATCTTTATGGTACGCATTGTGTTATCTGCACCGATCATAAAAGTTTAcagtatatcttttcgcagaaagagatGAACATGTGCCAGATACGGTGGAAAGAACTAATTAAAGATTATGACT TGGATCGACTAAAGATAACTCAACTCGAAGCATTGCAAGATGAACATTTTAAATCTGAGTTAATgatgaaaagaaaagaagaattGATGAATGATTCTCGAGGATTAAAGACTTATCATGAACGAGTTTGGGTGCCGTTACTTGGtggattgagggatttaatcttaaATGAAGCACATAAATTGAGATTAACCGTGCATCCTGGTAGTACAAAAATCTACCATGATCTGAAAGTGTTATATTGGTGGCCAACTATGAAAGCAGACATCGCGCAATAcgtggaaaagtgtcatatttgcacCCAAGTGAAAGCAGAACACCAGAGATC aaagtgtcgaACTCCATCGTGTTGGTTGGAGGCAGGTGAGAAACAGTTTGCGGGTCCAGAGATTGTGCAGCAGACTGCAGAAAAAGTGGCTATCGCACGTGAAAAGGTGAAAgctgctagagatcgacaaaagatgtatgcagatcctCGTCGACGATCGATGACGTTTActatgggtgaacgagtgtatttaAAAGTGTCACCGTGGAAGGGTGTAATTCGATTCAGTAAACGAGGAAAACTAGCTccgagatacattggtccttttagaaTTCGTCAAGTGCTGAACGATCAAACTGTAGTGTTAGATCTCCCCGCAGATTTAGCAGGTATTCATGACACGTTTAACATCTGCtatattcgtaagtgtaaagtGGACGATGAAAATCAAATTCTTCCGCTCCAAGATCTGAAAGTAGATTCaagtaagaaattggtggaagaaccAGTGAGGATCGTCGACAGAAAAGTGACTAGATTACGCAAGAAGCAGATTCCAATG GAATTATCAACAAAAAAATATGCTGCACTGCAGCAGTTTGTACAAGTGTGGTTTGTTCATGGTTCGAAACTGAAATAG